A genomic window from Pannonibacter sp. XCT-53 includes:
- the rpoH gene encoding RNA polymerase sigma factor RpoH — translation MARNVPILVAGEGGLSRYLDEIRRFPMLEPQEEYMLAKRYREHDDPAAAEKLVNSHLRLVAKIAMGYRGYGLPLGEVVSEGNVGLMQAVKRFEPDKGFRLATYAMWWIKAAIQEYILRSWSLVKMGTTANQKRLFFNLRRLKGRIQALDEGDLKPDQVQEIATKLGVSEEEVVSMNRRLGGDASLNAPIRAAEAESGEWQDWLVDESDNQETLLANQEELDMRRKLLSEALDVLNERERRIFEARRLAEEPMTLEDLSAEFGVSRERVRQIEVRAFEKIQKAVRKSARDLEHHAHAALP, via the coding sequence ATGGCCCGGAATGTACCGATCCTTGTCGCCGGTGAAGGCGGCCTGAGCCGTTATCTCGACGAGATCCGGCGGTTTCCGATGCTGGAGCCGCAGGAGGAGTACATGCTCGCCAAACGCTACCGCGAGCATGACGACCCGGCTGCAGCTGAAAAGCTCGTGAATTCGCACCTGCGCCTCGTCGCGAAGATCGCGATGGGCTACCGCGGCTATGGTCTCCCGCTTGGGGAGGTCGTGTCCGAGGGCAATGTCGGCCTCATGCAGGCCGTGAAGCGGTTCGAGCCCGACAAGGGCTTCCGTCTCGCCACCTATGCCATGTGGTGGATCAAGGCCGCGATCCAGGAGTACATCCTGCGGTCCTGGTCGCTGGTCAAGATGGGCACGACCGCCAACCAGAAGCGGCTGTTCTTCAACCTCCGTCGCCTGAAGGGGCGCATCCAGGCTCTGGACGAGGGCGACCTGAAGCCCGACCAGGTGCAGGAGATCGCGACCAAGCTCGGGGTGAGCGAAGAGGAAGTCGTGTCGATGAACCGCCGTCTTGGCGGTGACGCCTCGCTCAACGCCCCGATCCGGGCTGCGGAAGCGGAAAGCGGCGAATGGCAGGACTGGCTCGTCGACGAGAGCGATAATCAGGAGACCCTGCTCGCCAACCAGGAAGAGCTGGACATGCGGCGCAAGCTCCTGTCGGAAGCTCTCGACGTGCTGAACGAGCGCGAGCGCCGCATCTTCGAGGCGCGGCGTCTGGCCGAAGAGCCGATGACGCTCGAAGACCTCTCGGCCGAGTTCGGCGTCAGCCGCGAACGCGTGCGCCAGATCGAGGTGCGCGCCTTCGAGAAGATCCAGAAGGCCGTGCGCAAGAGCGCCCGCGACCTCGAGCACCACGCCCACGCCGCCCTGCCCTGA
- a CDS encoding RluA family pseudouridine synthase, whose protein sequence is MTDRTPARPTFDDEGDDALGGFVAGPDDAGKRLDAVLAAHLEGLSRNRLQALIKAGEVSVNERTVTEPKHKVHEGDTLALTLPEPEDPEPKGENIPLDIVYEDDALIVIDKPAGLVVHPGAGNWTGTLVNALIHHCGDSLSGIGGVRRPGIVHRLDKDTSGLLVVAKTDVAHQGLSEQFADHGRTGPLERSYQALVWGAPSGLRGTIDANLARSEANRQKINVVRSGGRHAVTHWQVQERFGPADQPPLAALVECMLETGRTHQIRVHMAHIGLPLIGDHVYGAGFKTKANPLPEPLRSTVTTFPRQALHAGLLAFEHPVTGETMTFESPVPEDFKALLEALRKF, encoded by the coding sequence ATGACAGACAGAACTCCAGCACGGCCGACGTTTGACGACGAAGGCGACGACGCACTCGGCGGCTTCGTAGCGGGACCGGACGATGCGGGCAAGCGCCTCGACGCGGTTTTGGCCGCGCATCTTGAAGGCCTGAGCCGAAACAGGCTGCAGGCCCTGATCAAGGCCGGCGAAGTCAGCGTCAACGAGCGGACCGTGACCGAGCCCAAGCACAAGGTGCATGAAGGCGACACGCTTGCCCTGACCCTGCCCGAACCGGAAGATCCGGAGCCGAAGGGCGAGAACATCCCGCTCGACATCGTCTATGAGGATGACGCCCTGATCGTGATCGACAAGCCTGCCGGCCTCGTCGTGCACCCGGGGGCCGGAAACTGGACCGGCACGCTGGTCAACGCGCTGATCCACCATTGTGGCGACAGCCTGTCCGGCATCGGCGGCGTCCGGCGTCCCGGCATCGTGCACCGGCTGGACAAGGATACGTCCGGGCTGCTTGTGGTCGCCAAGACCGATGTGGCGCATCAGGGCCTGTCCGAGCAGTTCGCCGATCACGGCCGGACCGGCCCGCTGGAGCGGTCCTACCAGGCGCTGGTCTGGGGGGCCCCGTCCGGCCTGCGCGGCACGATTGACGCCAATCTGGCGCGATCGGAGGCGAACCGGCAGAAGATCAACGTGGTGCGCAGCGGCGGCCGCCATGCAGTGACTCACTGGCAGGTGCAGGAGCGTTTCGGCCCGGCCGACCAGCCCCCGCTGGCGGCCCTTGTCGAATGCATGCTCGAGACCGGCCGGACGCACCAGATCCGCGTGCACATGGCCCATATCGGGCTGCCTCTGATCGGCGACCATGTCTACGGAGCCGGCTTCAAGACCAAGGCGAACCCGCTGCCGGAACCCCTGCGCAGCACGGTCACCACCTTCCCCCGCCAGGCGCTGCATGCCGGCCTGCTCGCCTTCGAGCATCCGGTCACCGGCGAGACCATGACCTTCGAGAGTCCGGTGCCGGAGGACTTCAAGGCGCTACTTGAAGCATTACGAAAATTTTAG
- a CDS encoding coiled-coil domain-containing protein gives MRHVVRADGPDHGPDEPARQRVIEAAMYAFLGFLAAGLLALLLLPAVWGRAVRLTREAVLATHPSTYREVKAAQDALRAEAALTHRRLERELDRLKTQNAQLRAETGRNLPERLQMQKDRAELSEHRREVDALLAAQTEENTHLREDLAIARSEARELALALEQRKAEVTELRQLLESRKGTSSDPLAAVTISALEAQIVSLQRQLALRVAAPEQKSQAAEALAAQVHPDADAVALRKTVARLETELMDKEADFIAAQADVARLTLQLDLAGGLPDGLVARLDQDLKEIARDNARLAARAAAQDRALTRTRAEIGRLRQELASSPAVTALRDDLKQLAARVVAGDRPDAMAGDPPAAKAKAPRQRKAATKASASELPPPATPAAAARLSAVEIAGRIVRASAAAREALAQTTPPAATQPRPSERTPERPAGDSAPDPDAAQAAQAAQTTQAVQTPSPAQTAGSSKPPRGTDPRKKVVA, from the coding sequence ATGCGGCATGTGGTCCGTGCGGATGGTCCGGACCATGGCCCTGACGAGCCGGCGAGGCAGCGCGTGATCGAAGCGGCGATGTATGCATTCCTGGGGTTTCTGGCAGCCGGACTGCTGGCGCTCCTGCTTCTTCCCGCGGTCTGGGGCCGGGCGGTGCGCCTGACGCGCGAGGCCGTGCTGGCGACGCATCCCTCCACTTACCGGGAAGTGAAGGCGGCGCAGGATGCCTTGCGCGCCGAAGCAGCCCTCACCCACCGGCGGCTGGAGCGCGAACTGGACCGGCTCAAGACGCAGAACGCGCAACTGCGGGCCGAGACCGGCCGCAACCTGCCGGAGCGGCTGCAGATGCAGAAGGACCGGGCGGAGCTGTCCGAGCACCGGCGCGAGGTCGACGCCCTGCTGGCGGCGCAGACCGAGGAAAACACGCATCTGCGGGAAGATCTTGCCATCGCCCGCAGCGAAGCGCGGGAGCTGGCCCTGGCGCTCGAGCAGCGCAAGGCGGAAGTGACCGAGCTGCGGCAGCTGCTGGAGTCCCGCAAGGGCACCAGCTCCGACCCTCTGGCGGCCGTGACGATCTCGGCCCTGGAGGCACAGATCGTCAGCCTGCAGCGTCAGCTCGCCCTGCGCGTCGCAGCTCCGGAGCAGAAGTCGCAGGCCGCCGAGGCCCTCGCCGCTCAGGTTCATCCCGACGCGGACGCGGTCGCCTTGCGCAAGACCGTCGCGCGGCTCGAGACCGAGCTGATGGACAAGGAGGCCGACTTCATCGCCGCGCAGGCGGATGTCGCGCGCCTGACCCTGCAGCTTGATCTGGCGGGCGGCCTGCCGGACGGCCTCGTTGCCCGCCTCGACCAGGACCTCAAGGAGATCGCGCGGGACAATGCCCGCCTCGCCGCCCGTGCCGCGGCCCAGGACCGGGCCCTGACCCGCACCCGGGCGGAGATCGGGCGCTTGCGCCAGGAACTCGCCTCGAGCCCGGCCGTTACAGCGCTGCGCGATGACCTCAAGCAGCTTGCCGCAAGGGTCGTCGCGGGGGACCGTCCGGATGCGATGGCGGGCGACCCGCCGGCTGCCAAGGCAAAGGCACCGCGTCAGCGCAAGGCAGCGACAAAGGCCAGCGCGTCCGAACTGCCGCCACCGGCCACGCCCGCAGCGGCCGCGAGACTGTCGGCCGTCGAGATCGCCGGGCGGATCGTCCGGGCAAGCGCCGCCGCCCGCGAGGCCCTGGCGCAAACGACCCCGCCGGCCGCCACCCAGCCGAGACCGAGCGAGCGCACACCAGAGCGCCCGGCCGGTGACAGTGCGCCCGATCCGGACGCCGCCCAGGCAGCCCAGGCGGCCCAGACTACCCAGGCGGTCCAGACGCCGAGCCCGGCGCAGACGGCCGGCAGCAGCAAGCCGCCGCGCGGCACGGATCCGAGAAAGAAGGTCGTGGCCTGA
- a CDS encoding DUF1134 domain-containing protein — MWSLALLALVLVLGLGRTPAAAQSNAPGSSNYTQQEIVDAGHRFFGNVSGGLASVIENAFKSYGEPNGYILGEEGSGALIAGARFGEGDLFTRNAGNHKVFWQGPSIGWDFGGDGARVMMLIYNLPNVEAMYQRFAGVNGSAYLIGGFGMTVLNNNNILVVPVKAGVGARLGLNIGYLKFTQQPTWNPF; from the coding sequence ATGTGGAGCCTGGCGCTGCTCGCGCTGGTGCTGGTGCTCGGCCTCGGCCGGACACCCGCTGCAGCCCAGTCGAACGCGCCCGGCAGCAGCAACTACACCCAGCAGGAAATCGTCGATGCGGGTCACCGCTTCTTCGGCAATGTCTCCGGCGGGCTCGCCTCCGTCATCGAGAACGCCTTCAAGAGCTACGGCGAGCCGAACGGCTACATCCTGGGCGAGGAGGGATCGGGCGCCCTGATCGCCGGTGCTCGCTTTGGCGAGGGCGACCTGTTCACCCGCAATGCCGGCAACCACAAGGTCTTCTGGCAAGGCCCCTCGATTGGCTGGGACTTCGGCGGCGACGGAGCCCGGGTCATGATGCTGATCTACAACCTGCCGAATGTCGAGGCGATGTACCAGCGCTTCGCCGGCGTGAACGGATCGGCCTATCTGATCGGCGGCTTCGGCATGACGGTGCTGAACAACAACAACATCCTCGTCGTGCCCGTGAAGGCAGGCGTCGGGGCACGGCTCGGGCTCAACATCGGCTATCTGAAGTTCACCCAGCAACCGACCTGGAATCCGTTCTGA
- a CDS encoding YHS domain-containing (seleno)protein has protein sequence MAECSRILTKLWLRRRAGVAGLRAATGRSRRLLAGPLLGLLLVAVAAPGALARPAYFLADPITGYAIGGFDPVAFFVDGRPRMGETRLEYMWKGARWLFVNEGNRAAFEKAPEVYAPQFTGCGAYALAEGYATAGNPAIFAILDNRLYFFHTQVNRFLFLVEFETALADAQANAAKTGCVPRP, from the coding sequence ATGGCAGAGTGTAGTCGAATTCTGACCAAGCTGTGGCTTCGCCGGCGGGCGGGCGTCGCGGGGCTGCGGGCCGCGACGGGCCGGTCGCGGCGGCTTCTGGCCGGACCGCTGCTTGGCCTGCTTCTCGTCGCCGTCGCCGCGCCCGGCGCGCTGGCGCGCCCGGCCTACTTCCTGGCCGATCCGATCACCGGCTATGCCATCGGAGGCTTTGATCCGGTTGCCTTTTTCGTCGACGGGCGGCCGCGGATGGGGGAGACCCGGCTGGAGTACATGTGGAAGGGCGCCCGCTGGCTCTTCGTCAATGAAGGCAACCGGGCCGCCTTCGAGAAGGCTCCGGAAGTCTATGCGCCACAGTTCACGGGGTGCGGAGCCTATGCGCTGGCCGAGGGCTATGCGACCGCAGGCAACCCGGCGATCTTTGCCATTCTCGACAACCGGCTCTACTTCTTCCATACCCAGGTCAACCGGTTTCTCTTTCTTGTCGAGTTCGAGACGGCCCTCGCCGATGCACAGGCAAATGCCGCAAAAACCGGCTGTGTGCCGCGGCCGTGA
- the chpT gene encoding histidine phosphotransferase ChpT: protein MSELKDLSSLDLSALVSSRICHDIISPVGAIINGLEVLDEDSNGEMREFAMDLIRKSARQASAKLQFARLAFGAAGSAGAEIDLGDAQSVATALMENEKPNLNWQVDRHLMPKNLVKLLLNLLLIANQCVPRGGEITIRMTGEPGKPNFELEAKGVNPRIPLGMQATLSGEEPERVDAHSVQPIYTLLLARECGLRLELVKDEDVVRLTARQA, encoded by the coding sequence ATGTCCGAACTCAAAGACCTTTCCTCGCTCGACCTGTCGGCGCTGGTCTCCAGCCGGATCTGCCACGACATCATCTCGCCGGTCGGGGCCATCATCAACGGGCTTGAGGTGCTGGACGAGGACAGCAACGGCGAGATGCGCGAGTTTGCGATGGACCTCATCCGCAAGAGCGCGCGGCAGGCCTCCGCCAAGCTGCAGTTCGCGCGCCTCGCCTTCGGGGCGGCCGGGTCAGCCGGTGCGGAGATCGATCTCGGCGATGCGCAGTCGGTCGCGACGGCGCTGATGGAGAACGAGAAGCCAAATCTCAACTGGCAGGTCGACCGGCACCTGATGCCGAAGAACTTGGTTAAGCTTCTGCTAAACTTGCTGCTGATCGCAAACCAGTGTGTTCCGCGCGGCGGCGAGATTACCATCCGCATGACCGGAGAGCCGGGCAAGCCGAACTTTGAACTCGAGGCAAAGGGCGTAAATCCGCGGATTCCGCTGGGCATGCAGGCCACCCTGAGCGGTGAAGAACCGGAGCGCGTGGATGCGCATTCTGTTCAGCCGATCTACACGCTTTTGCTTGCCCGTGAATGCGGCCTGCGGCTTGAGCTTGTGAAAGACGAGGACGTCGTCAGGCTTACCGCACGTCAAGCATGA
- a CDS encoding hybrid sensor histidine kinase/response regulator, translating to MDDLLREFLTETSESLDVVDVELVKFEQEPNNATILDNIFRLVHTIKGTCGFLGLPRLEGIAHAAETLMGKFRDGVPVTPEAVSLILNSIDRIKEILADLEAAEGEEPQGDDSDLISELERMSMSAEMPAAAPVKAAAPAPAPVVAEPEIKLPEQTLERALRPGEVSLDELERAFRETEIEVEVAAPVEVVAEAPAPKAQKAAPRAAAVAPKDDDIDDKADKKAAAGGGVSNQSIRVAVETLEHLMTMVSELVLTRNQLLEIVRRHEDSEFKVPLQRLSNVTAELQEGVMKTRMQPIGNAWQKLPRIVRDLSQELEKPIELEMIGAETELDRQVLEMIKDPLTHMVRNSADHGLEMPAARRAAGKPEKGIITLSAYHEGGHIIIEVKDDGRGLDVEKIKAKAVERGLATENELEKMTDAQIHKFIFAAGFSTAAAVTSVSGRGVGMDVVRNNIELIGGTVDLRSVAGKGTTFVIKIPLTLAIVSTLIVEASGDRFAIPQLSVVELVRVQTNSEHRIERIKDTPVLRLRNKLLPLLHLSQLLGIYEGDNAQNAINDDNGFIVVMQVGSQTFGVVVDGVFHTEEIVVKPMSSMLRNLTMFSGNTILGDGSVIMIIDPNGIASAMASSASSAVADQVEEESEDARRNAADGQKPISLLLFRAGAPEPKAVPLSLVTRLEEFEVSKIERSNGRDLVQYRGSLMPLVYVNEGDHHKLEGTQPMLVFSDSGRSMGLVVDEIVDIVEDRLNIEVGSERPGILGSAVIKERATEILDLGYYLPQAFEDWFMRKEMDIRSLTKKILFVDDSPFFRNMLTPVLKAAGYDVTTCNGPDEAFELLERGIEFQAVVSDIEMPRVNGFEFCEALRRDPRFRKLPILALSAMVTPASIERGRQAGFDDYVAKFDRPGLIAALKDVFSGEMGVAA from the coding sequence ATGGACGACCTCCTCAGAGAATTTCTGACCGAGACCAGCGAAAGTCTCGATGTTGTCGACGTAGAGCTCGTCAAGTTCGAGCAGGAGCCGAACAACGCCACCATTCTGGACAACATTTTCCGGCTGGTGCACACGATCAAGGGGACCTGCGGTTTCCTGGGCCTGCCGCGGCTTGAAGGCATTGCACATGCCGCCGAAACCCTGATGGGCAAGTTCCGCGATGGCGTGCCGGTGACCCCGGAAGCGGTGTCGCTGATCCTCAACTCCATCGACCGCATCAAGGAGATCCTCGCGGATCTCGAGGCTGCCGAGGGTGAAGAGCCTCAGGGCGACGACAGCGACCTGATTTCCGAGCTGGAACGCATGTCGATGAGCGCGGAGATGCCTGCCGCCGCGCCCGTCAAGGCGGCTGCTCCCGCACCGGCCCCCGTGGTTGCCGAACCGGAGATCAAGCTTCCCGAACAGACCCTCGAGCGCGCCCTGCGTCCCGGCGAAGTGTCCCTCGACGAACTCGAGCGCGCCTTCCGCGAGACCGAGATCGAGGTCGAGGTGGCCGCTCCGGTCGAAGTCGTGGCCGAAGCTCCGGCTCCGAAGGCCCAGAAGGCTGCCCCTCGCGCGGCTGCCGTTGCGCCGAAGGATGACGACATCGACGACAAGGCCGACAAGAAGGCAGCTGCCGGTGGCGGTGTCTCCAACCAGTCCATCCGCGTCGCCGTCGAAACCCTCGAACACCTGATGACCATGGTGTCCGAGCTGGTGCTGACCCGCAACCAGCTCCTGGAAATCGTGCGCCGTCATGAAGACAGCGAATTCAAGGTGCCGCTGCAGCGTCTGTCCAACGTGACGGCCGAGCTGCAGGAAGGCGTCATGAAGACCCGCATGCAGCCGATCGGCAACGCCTGGCAGAAGCTGCCGCGCATCGTGCGTGACCTCAGCCAGGAACTGGAAAAGCCGATCGAACTCGAAATGATCGGCGCCGAGACGGAACTCGACCGTCAGGTCCTTGAAATGATCAAGGATCCGCTGACCCACATGGTCCGCAACTCCGCTGACCATGGCCTCGAGATGCCGGCCGCCCGTCGCGCCGCCGGCAAGCCGGAAAAGGGCATCATCACCCTGTCCGCCTATCACGAGGGTGGCCACATCATCATCGAGGTGAAGGACGACGGGCGCGGCCTGGACGTCGAGAAGATCAAGGCAAAGGCAGTCGAGCGCGGTCTGGCGACCGAGAACGAGCTCGAGAAGATGACCGATGCGCAGATCCACAAGTTCATCTTCGCAGCCGGCTTCTCCACCGCCGCCGCCGTCACCTCCGTGTCCGGCCGCGGGGTTGGCATGGATGTGGTGCGCAACAACATCGAGCTGATCGGCGGCACCGTCGACCTGCGCTCGGTGGCCGGCAAGGGCACGACCTTCGTCATCAAGATCCCGCTGACGCTGGCCATCGTGTCGACGCTGATCGTCGAGGCCAGCGGCGACCGCTTTGCCATCCCGCAGCTGTCGGTGGTCGAGCTGGTCCGCGTGCAGACCAACTCGGAACATCGCATCGAACGCATCAAGGACACGCCGGTCCTGCGTCTGCGCAACAAGCTCCTGCCGCTGCTGCACCTGTCGCAGCTGCTCGGCATCTACGAGGGCGACAACGCGCAGAACGCGATCAACGACGACAATGGCTTCATCGTCGTCATGCAGGTCGGCAGCCAGACCTTCGGTGTCGTCGTCGATGGCGTGTTCCACACCGAGGAAATCGTGGTCAAGCCGATGTCCTCGATGCTGCGCAACCTGACCATGTTCTCGGGCAACACCATCCTGGGTGATGGCTCGGTGATCATGATCATCGATCCGAACGGCATCGCCTCCGCCATGGCCTCCAGCGCCTCGAGCGCCGTGGCCGATCAGGTCGAGGAAGAGAGCGAGGATGCCCGCCGCAACGCTGCCGACGGCCAGAAGCCGATCTCGCTGCTGCTGTTCCGCGCCGGTGCACCCGAGCCCAAGGCCGTGCCGCTGTCGCTGGTCACGCGTCTCGAGGAATTCGAGGTGTCGAAGATCGAGCGCTCCAACGGCCGCGATCTGGTCCAGTACCGCGGCTCGCTGATGCCGCTGGTCTATGTCAACGAAGGCGACCATCACAAGCTCGAGGGCACCCAGCCGATGCTGGTCTTCTCCGACAGCGGCCGCTCCATGGGCCTCGTCGTTGACGAGATCGTCGACATCGTCGAGGACCGGCTCAACATCGAAGTGGGCTCCGAGCGTCCGGGCATTCTCGGCTCGGCGGTCATCAAGGAGCGCGCGACGGAAATCCTCGATCTCGGCTACTACCTGCCGCAGGCCTTCGAGGACTGGTTCATGCGCAAGGAGATGGACATCCGCTCGCTGACGAAGAAGATCCTCTTCGTCGACGACTCGCCCTTCTTCCGCAACATGCTGACGCCAGTGCTGAAGGCGGCCGGCTACGATGTGACCACCTGCAACGGGCCGGATGAAGCGTTTGAACTGCTGGAACGCGGCATCGAGTTCCAGGCCGTGGTCAGCGACATCGAGATGCCGCGCGTCAACGGTTTCGAGTTCTGCGAAGCCCTGCGCCGCGACCCGCGCTTCCGCAAGCTGCCGATCCTGGCCCTCTCGGCCATGGTCACGCCGGCCTCGATCGAACGCGGCCGTCAGGCAGGCTTCGACGACTATGTGGCGAAGTTCGACCGTCCGGGTCTGATCGCCGCTCTCAAGGATGTGTTCTCGGGTGAAATGGGAGTTGCCGCATGA
- a CDS encoding chemotaxis protein CheW produces MSALEHSVASGSDMIQYVTVVIGGQLFGLPISQVHDVFVPESVTRVPLSAPEVAGVLNLRGRIVTAIDMRRRLHLPPRQDGQMMAVGIEYKHESYGLVIDTVGEVLTLSAKTAEPNPQNLDKRWAEISAGVHRLDGRLMVILDVDRLLGAMMSEPMAA; encoded by the coding sequence ATGAGTGCCTTGGAGCATAGCGTCGCCTCTGGCAGCGACATGATCCAGTACGTCACCGTCGTCATCGGTGGCCAGCTGTTCGGTCTTCCCATCTCGCAGGTGCATGACGTCTTCGTTCCCGAAAGCGTCACCCGCGTGCCGCTCTCCGCGCCGGAAGTGGCCGGTGTGCTGAACCTGCGCGGTCGCATCGTCACCGCGATCGACATGCGCCGCCGGCTGCACCTGCCGCCGCGCCAGGACGGCCAGATGATGGCCGTCGGCATCGAGTACAAGCACGAATCCTACGGGCTGGTGATCGATACCGTTGGCGAGGTCCTGACCCTGTCGGCGAAGACGGCCGAACCCAATCCGCAGAACCTCGACAAGCGCTGGGCCGAGATCTCGGCCGGCGTGCACCGCCTGGATGGCCGCCTGATGGTGATCCTCGACGTGGACCGCCTGCTCGGGGCGATGATGAGCGAACCGATGGCCGCGTGA
- a CDS encoding response regulator: MKQCLVVDDSSVIRKVARRILEDLQFEITEAEDGQQALDACRKHMPDAILLDWNMPVMDGLEFLTSLRREPGGEKPVVVFCTTENDVAHIARAIRAGANEYIMKPFDREIVEAKFQEVGLI, translated from the coding sequence ATGAAGCAGTGTCTCGTGGTGGATGACTCCAGCGTCATCCGCAAAGTCGCCCGCCGGATCCTTGAGGACCTGCAGTTCGAGATCACCGAGGCCGAAGACGGTCAGCAGGCGCTCGACGCCTGTCGCAAGCACATGCCGGACGCGATCCTTCTCGACTGGAACATGCCCGTCATGGACGGCCTGGAGTTCCTGACCAGCCTGCGGCGCGAGCCCGGCGGCGAGAAGCCGGTGGTCGTGTTCTGCACGACCGAGAACGATGTGGCACACATTGCCCGCGCCATCCGCGCGGGGGCCAACGAATACATCATGAAGCCGTTTGACCGGGAAATCGTCGAAGCGAAGTTCCAGGAAGTCGGCCTCATCTGA
- a CDS encoding protein-glutamate methylesterase/protein-glutamine glutaminase, whose product MAFAQLNPSTGSTPNTDPIRVMVVDDAVVIRGLLGRWLDADPALAVVASHRNGKLAVDDILRSNPDVVVLDIEMPEMDGMTALPLMLAKKRDLVVVMASTLTRRNADISLRALTLGAADYVPKPETTSELTTSVDFRRELIEKVKVLGERARRLSGRGKTMRAETNAGKTASQAPVGALANRPALPAARGADAGKPGFQLKPYSSARPRILAIGSSTGGPQALQQLMKDIGPAITDIPVVITQHMPPTFTAILAEHIGKAAMRPSKEAEMGDVLQPGHIYVAPGGKHMILEKDAGAVKVRLTDDPPVNFCKPAVDPLFDSVAKAYGSATLAVVLTGMGSDGANGVKTISGGGGSIIAQDEASSVVWGMPGAAANTGQCSDVLPLLEIGPKIVRVLKGSAR is encoded by the coding sequence ATGGCATTTGCACAATTGAACCCCAGCACCGGCTCGACGCCGAACACGGATCCGATCCGCGTTATGGTCGTCGATGACGCCGTCGTCATCCGTGGCCTTCTCGGCCGCTGGCTCGACGCCGATCCGGCCCTTGCCGTTGTGGCCTCTCATCGCAACGGCAAGCTCGCCGTCGATGATATCCTGCGCTCCAATCCGGATGTCGTCGTCCTCGACATCGAGATGCCCGAAATGGATGGCATGACGGCCCTGCCGCTGATGCTGGCCAAGAAGCGGGACCTCGTCGTCGTCATGGCCTCGACCCTGACGCGGCGCAACGCCGACATCTCGCTGCGGGCGCTGACCCTCGGGGCGGCCGATTATGTTCCGAAGCCGGAAACCACGTCCGAACTCACGACATCCGTCGATTTCCGCCGTGAGCTGATCGAGAAGGTCAAGGTTCTCGGCGAGCGTGCCCGGCGCCTGTCCGGTCGCGGCAAGACGATGCGGGCGGAGACCAACGCCGGCAAGACCGCGTCCCAGGCGCCCGTCGGTGCCCTTGCCAACCGTCCGGCCCTGCCGGCCGCGCGCGGGGCGGATGCGGGCAAGCCCGGGTTCCAGCTGAAACCCTATTCCTCGGCCCGTCCCCGCATCCTTGCCATCGGCTCCTCGACCGGCGGCCCCCAGGCGCTGCAGCAGCTGATGAAGGACATCGGACCGGCCATCACCGACATTCCGGTCGTGATCACCCAGCACATGCCGCCCACCTTCACCGCGATCCTCGCCGAGCACATCGGCAAGGCCGCGATGCGGCCCTCCAAGGAGGCCGAGATGGGCGACGTGCTGCAGCCGGGTCACATCTACGTGGCCCCTGGCGGCAAGCACATGATCCTCGAAAAGGATGCCGGTGCGGTCAAGGTGCGTCTGACCGATGATCCGCCGGTTAACTTCTGCAAGCCGGCCGTGGATCCGCTGTTCGACAGCGTGGCCAAGGCCTATGGATCGGCCACGCTCGCGGTCGTCCTGACCGGCATGGGGTCCGATGGCGCCAATGGCGTGAAGACCATCTCCGGCGGCGGCGGCAGCATCATCGCCCAGGACGAGGCCTCCAGCGTCGTCTGGGGCATGCCGGGTGCCGCGGCCAACACCGGCCAGTGCAGCGACGTCCTGCCGCTGCTCGAGATCGGTCCCAAGATCGTGCGCGTGTTGAAGGGGAGTGCCCGATGA